The Geodermatophilaceae bacterium NBWT11 genome has a segment encoding these proteins:
- the fdhD gene encoding formate dehydrogenase accessory sulfurtransferase FdhD has product MGRVTSRTPVLRIRGPHVATRPDTVASEEPLEIRLDGTPLAVTMRTPGDDFDLVHGFLVTEGVIASADDVLSLRYCDSVDDAGRNTYNVVDVDLAPGVEAPDTALDRNFYTTSSCGVCGKASIDAIRTKTRFDVPGDETRLTLETLLALPDRLRAEQEVFDRTGGLHAAGLFTAEGELVALREDVGRHNAVDKVVGDAVRAGRLPLAGHVLMVSGRSSFELTQKAAMAGIPVLAAVSAPSSLAVELADSTGITLVGFLRGDGCNVYSHTRRLVLPA; this is encoded by the coding sequence GTGGGACGAGTCACCAGCCGGACACCGGTGCTGCGCATCCGGGGGCCCCACGTGGCCACCCGACCCGACACCGTCGCCAGCGAGGAGCCGCTGGAGATCCGGCTGGACGGGACGCCGCTGGCGGTCACCATGCGCACCCCGGGCGACGACTTCGACCTGGTGCACGGGTTCCTGGTCACCGAGGGCGTGATCGCCTCGGCGGACGACGTGCTCTCGCTGCGGTACTGCGACTCCGTCGACGACGCCGGGCGCAACACCTACAACGTCGTCGACGTGGACCTCGCGCCCGGCGTGGAGGCCCCGGACACCGCGCTGGACCGGAACTTCTACACGACCAGCTCGTGCGGGGTCTGCGGCAAGGCGAGCATCGACGCGATCCGGACCAAGACGCGTTTCGACGTCCCCGGTGACGAGACCCGGCTGACCCTGGAGACCCTGCTCGCGCTGCCGGACCGGCTGCGGGCCGAGCAGGAGGTCTTCGACCGCACCGGCGGCCTGCACGCGGCGGGGTTGTTCACCGCGGAGGGCGAGCTGGTCGCGCTGCGCGAGGACGTGGGCCGGCACAACGCGGTGGACAAGGTGGTCGGTGACGCCGTCCGAGCTGGCCGGCTGCCGCTGGCCGGGCACGTGCTCATGGTCAGCGGACGCAGCAGCTTCGAGCTGACGCAGAAGGCGGCGATGGCCGGCATCCCGGTGCTGGCCGCGGTCTCGGCCCCCAGCTCGCTGGCCGTGGAGCTCGCCGACTCCACCGGCATCACCCTGGTCGGCTTCCTCCGCGGCGACGGGTGCAACGTCTACAGCCACACCCGCCGGCTGGTGCTGCCCGCCTAG
- the truA gene encoding tRNA pseudouridine(38-40) synthase TruA — protein MLRPPRSTPRRTATPPRPARTPPAGSPSPTRSDPSLTSTTDEPATDPGGGLVRVRLGVSYDGAAFHGWARQPAQRTVQEELELGLATVLRHDVDLTVAGRTDAGVHATGQVVHLDVPAALWAQHEAKLLRRLRGVLPPDVAVTSATAVPSDFDARFAALGRHYVYRLTDAVSGPPPLRRADTAAWARSLDVPAMRVAAALLLGQHDFAAFCRRREGATTIRVLLELDVQRDGDLVTVAASADAFCHSMVRSLVGALLAVGEGRREPGWPASLLSRTTRADDVPVAPAGGLTLVAVDYPPDDQLAARTRTTRARRDDPLLS, from the coding sequence ATGCTGCGGCCGCCGAGGTCAACGCCGCGGAGAACAGCGACGCCGCCACGGCCGGCACGGACGCCCCCGGCGGGGAGTCCGAGCCCGACCCGAAGTGACCCGAGCCTGACCAGCACCACGGACGAGCCCGCCACCGACCCCGGTGGCGGGCTCGTCCGCGTTCGGCTGGGCGTCTCCTACGACGGGGCCGCCTTCCACGGTTGGGCGCGGCAGCCCGCGCAGCGCACCGTGCAGGAGGAGCTCGAGCTGGGCCTGGCCACGGTGCTGCGGCACGACGTGGACCTGACGGTCGCCGGGCGCACCGACGCCGGGGTGCACGCCACCGGCCAGGTGGTCCACCTCGACGTCCCCGCCGCCCTGTGGGCGCAGCACGAGGCGAAGCTGCTGCGCCGGCTGCGCGGGGTCCTGCCCCCCGACGTCGCGGTCACCTCCGCGACAGCCGTCCCGAGCGACTTCGACGCCCGGTTCGCCGCCCTGGGCCGGCACTACGTCTACCGGCTGACCGATGCCGTCTCCGGGCCCCCGCCGCTGCGCCGGGCCGACACCGCGGCCTGGGCGCGCAGCCTGGACGTCCCGGCGATGCGGGTGGCGGCGGCCCTGCTGCTGGGGCAGCACGACTTCGCGGCCTTCTGCCGGCGCCGGGAGGGCGCGACGACCATCCGGGTCCTGCTGGAGCTGGACGTGCAGCGCGACGGCGACCTGGTCACCGTGGCCGCCTCGGCCGATGCCTTCTGCCACTCGATGGTGCGCAGCCTCGTCGGTGCCCTGCTCGCGGTGGGCGAGGGGCGGCGGGAGCCCGGGTGGCCGGCCTCGCTGCTGAGCCGCACCACCCGGGCCGACGACGTGCCGGTGGCCCCGGCGGGCGGGCTCACGCTGGTCGCGGTGGACTACCCGCCCGATGACCAGCTGGCCGCCCGCACGCGCACCACCCGGGCCCGCCGGGACGACCCGCTGCTCAGCTGA
- a CDS encoding DNA-directed RNA polymerase subunit alpha translates to MLIAQRPTLTEEAIDASRSRFVIEPLEPGFGYTLGNSLRRTLLSSIPGAAVTSIRIEGTLHEFTTVPGVKEDVTELILNLKGLVVSSDSDEPVTMYLRKQGPGEVTAADIAPPAGVEVHNPELHIATLNAKGRLEIELVVERGRGYVPATQNKQPGQEIGRIPVDSIYSPVLKVTYAVEATRVEQRTDFDRLVVDVETKPSMEPRDAIASAGSTLVELFGLLRELNVDAEGIEVGPSPAEAADIANFSMPIEDMDLTVRSYNCLKREGVHTVGELVTRSEADLLDIRNFGAKSIDEVKLKLAAMGLALKDSPPGFVPTSVESYDETYDDSYPGENQYADGQQYTEGDFRETEQL, encoded by the coding sequence GTGCTCATCGCCCAGCGCCCCACCCTGACCGAAGAGGCCATCGACGCCTCGCGGTCCCGCTTCGTCATCGAGCCCCTCGAGCCCGGCTTCGGCTACACGCTCGGCAACTCGCTGCGTCGCACCCTGCTGTCCTCGATCCCCGGTGCCGCTGTCACCAGCATCCGCATCGAGGGCACCCTGCACGAGTTCACGACCGTGCCGGGGGTGAAGGAGGACGTCACCGAGCTCATCCTGAACCTCAAGGGCCTGGTCGTGAGCTCGGACTCCGACGAGCCCGTCACCATGTACCTGCGCAAGCAGGGCCCCGGTGAGGTCACCGCCGCCGACATCGCGCCCCCGGCCGGTGTCGAGGTGCACAACCCCGAGCTCCACATCGCGACCCTGAACGCCAAGGGCCGGCTGGAGATCGAGCTCGTCGTCGAGCGTGGCCGCGGCTACGTGCCGGCCACCCAGAACAAGCAGCCCGGCCAGGAGATCGGCCGCATCCCGGTCGACTCGATCTACTCCCCGGTGCTCAAGGTGACCTACGCCGTCGAGGCCACCCGCGTCGAGCAGCGCACCGACTTCGACCGCCTCGTGGTCGACGTCGAGACCAAGCCGTCGATGGAGCCGCGTGACGCCATCGCCTCGGCCGGTTCCACCCTGGTGGAGCTGTTCGGCCTGCTGCGCGAGCTGAACGTCGACGCCGAGGGCATCGAGGTCGGGCCCAGCCCGGCCGAGGCCGCCGACATCGCGAACTTCTCGATGCCGATCGAGGACATGGACCTCACCGTCCGTTCCTACAACTGCTTGAAGCGCGAGGGCGTGCACACCGTCGGTGAGCTCGTCACCCGCTCCGAGGCCGACCTGCTCGACATCCGCAACTTCGGTGCGAAGTCGATCGACGAGGTCAAGCTCAAGCTCGCTGCCATGGGCCTCGCGCTCAAGGACAGCCCGCCCGGGTTCGTCCCCACCTCGGTGGAGAGCTACGACGAGACCTACGACGACAGCTACCCCGGCGAGAACCAGTACGCCGACGGCCAGCAGTACACCGAGGGCGACTTCCGGGAGACCGAGCAGCTCTGA
- a CDS encoding SDR family oxidoreductase — MRIVIAGAHGQIARRLGRLLAGRGDTVVGIVRNPDHTTDLTADGVDPVVLDLEQASADQVTDVVRGADAVVFAAGGGPDSGVARKDTVDRGAAVLLADAAEAAGVRPYLLVSSIGADSVADGAVPEGMDDGFVAYLRAKLAAEQDVLPRTGLDTTVLRPVTLTDGPGVGTVELAPHVEHGEVTRDDVAAVLAALLDHPAPGVVVELNGGSTPIDEAVAALS; from the coding sequence ATGCGCATCGTCATCGCCGGAGCCCACGGACAGATCGCCCGCCGACTCGGCCGCCTGCTGGCCGGTCGCGGCGACACCGTCGTGGGCATCGTCCGCAACCCCGACCACACCACCGACCTCACCGCCGACGGGGTCGACCCCGTCGTCCTGGACCTGGAGCAGGCCTCCGCCGACCAGGTGACCGACGTCGTCCGCGGCGCCGACGCCGTGGTCTTCGCCGCCGGCGGCGGCCCGGACAGCGGCGTCGCCCGCAAGGACACCGTCGACCGGGGCGCCGCGGTGCTGCTCGCCGACGCCGCCGAGGCCGCCGGTGTGCGGCCCTACCTGCTGGTGTCCTCGATCGGCGCGGACTCCGTCGCCGACGGCGCCGTCCCCGAGGGCATGGACGACGGTTTCGTGGCCTACCTGCGCGCCAAGCTCGCCGCCGAGCAGGACGTGCTGCCCCGCACCGGCCTGGACACGACCGTGCTGCGCCCGGTCACCCTCACCGACGGTCCCGGTGTGGGCACCGTCGAGCTGGCCCCGCACGTCGAGCACGGCGAGGTCACCCGGGACGACGTCGCCGCGGTCCTCGCGGCCCTGCTGGACCACCCCGCACCCGGCGTGGTCGTCGAGCTCAACGGCGGCAGCACCCCGATCGACGAGGCCGTCGCCGCCCTCAGCTGA
- a CDS encoding molybdenum cofactor guanylyltransferase, with protein sequence MSPLPPYAAVVLAGGRAARLGGRAKPQLEVGGRTMLGLVLDAVADAATRVVVGPPQPTPDGVRVVREEPPGGGPVPALRAGLAAVDTDVVAVLAADLPFVTAAVLQELRGRLTGDGVLVVDATGRDQHLLGVWRTPALRAAVADVRGPTSMRAVLADLAVRRHRPAVAPGRPAPWTDCDTPADLERARQAAGLPRPPAG encoded by the coding sequence GTGAGCCCGCTGCCGCCCTACGCCGCCGTCGTCCTGGCCGGGGGCCGGGCCGCCCGGCTCGGCGGTCGCGCCAAGCCCCAGCTGGAGGTCGGCGGGCGCACCATGCTCGGTCTCGTCCTGGACGCCGTCGCCGACGCCGCGACCCGCGTCGTCGTCGGCCCCCCGCAGCCGACCCCCGACGGCGTCCGGGTGGTCCGGGAGGAGCCGCCCGGCGGCGGCCCGGTCCCCGCGCTGCGGGCGGGGCTGGCGGCGGTGGACACCGACGTGGTCGCCGTCCTCGCTGCGGACCTCCCCTTCGTCACGGCCGCGGTGCTCCAGGAGCTCCGCGGCCGGCTGACCGGGGACGGCGTGCTCGTCGTCGACGCCACCGGTCGCGACCAGCACCTGCTCGGGGTCTGGCGGACACCGGCCCTGCGCGCCGCGGTCGCCGACGTGCGGGGCCCCACCTCGATGCGGGCGGTGCTCGCCGACCTCGCCGTCCGCCGGCACCGCCCCGCCGTGGCGCCCGGCCGACCCGCTCCCTGGACCGACTGCGACACCCCCGCCGACCTCGAACGCGCCCGCCAGGCCGCGGGACTGCCCCGGCCGCCCGCGGGGTAG
- the rpsD gene encoding 30S ribosomal protein S4: MARYTGADCRLCRREKMKLFLKGSKCESAKCPIEIRPYPPGEHGRGRTKDSEYLLQLREKQKARRIYGVLEKQFRGYYQEANKKSGKTGEVLLQILETRLDNVVYRAGFAKSRDMARQLVRHGHIKVNGRKVDIPSYRVSANDIVEVAAKSTEMVPFQVAQAEAGSKPVPAWLEVISSQLKVLVHSIPARQVIDTPVQEQLIVELYSK; this comes from the coding sequence GTGGCCCGTTACACCGGAGCCGACTGCCGCCTGTGCCGGCGCGAGAAGATGAAGCTGTTCCTCAAGGGGAGCAAGTGCGAGTCCGCCAAGTGCCCGATCGAGATCCGTCCCTACCCCCCGGGTGAGCACGGTCGCGGTCGCACCAAGGACAGCGAGTACCTGCTGCAGCTGCGTGAGAAGCAGAAGGCCCGTCGCATCTACGGCGTGCTGGAGAAGCAGTTCCGCGGCTACTACCAGGAAGCCAACAAGAAGTCCGGCAAGACCGGTGAGGTCCTGCTGCAGATCCTCGAGACCCGTCTCGACAACGTGGTCTACCGCGCCGGTTTCGCCAAGTCCCGTGACATGGCCCGCCAGCTGGTGCGCCACGGCCACATCAAGGTCAACGGCCGCAAGGTCGACATCCCCTCCTACCGCGTGTCGGCCAACGACATCGTCGAGGTGGCTGCCAAGTCCACCGAGATGGTGCCGTTCCAGGTCGCCCAGGCCGAGGCCGGCTCCAAGCCGGTCCCTGCGTGGCTCGAGGTGATCAGCAGCCAGCTCAAGGTGCTCGTGCACTCCATCCCGGCCCGCCAGGTCATCGACACCCCGGTCCAGGAGCAGTTGATCGTCGAGCTCTACAGCAAGTGA
- the map gene encoding type I methionyl aminopeptidase, with protein sequence MIQIKTAHEIELMRAAGLVVAGALAAVRAEVRPGVTTGELDAIAEDHIRTAGAIPSFLGYHGFTGSICASINEEIVHGIPVSGRTLSAGDNISIDCGAILQGWHGDSAITVTVGEPSAEDAALMAVTETSMWAGLAKALVGGRLTDISHAVEESITAHEHSYGIVDHYGGHGIGTEMHQDPHVLNYGRSGRGPKLVPGLALAIEPMVTVGDPATVELEDGWTVITKDGSRAAHFEHTVAITPEGPWVLTAEDGGVAGLAPFGITPRS encoded by the coding sequence ATGATCCAGATCAAGACCGCACACGAGATCGAGCTGATGCGGGCAGCAGGGCTCGTGGTGGCCGGGGCCCTGGCCGCGGTGCGGGCCGAGGTGCGTCCGGGCGTCACCACCGGTGAGCTCGACGCCATCGCCGAGGACCACATCCGGACCGCCGGGGCCATCCCGTCGTTCCTGGGGTACCACGGGTTCACCGGCAGCATCTGCGCCTCGATCAACGAGGAGATCGTGCACGGCATCCCGGTGTCGGGTCGCACGCTGTCCGCCGGGGACAACATCTCCATCGACTGCGGGGCGATCCTGCAGGGGTGGCACGGCGACTCGGCGATCACGGTGACGGTGGGGGAGCCTTCCGCCGAGGACGCCGCGCTGATGGCGGTCACCGAGACGTCGATGTGGGCGGGGCTGGCCAAGGCCCTGGTCGGAGGTCGGTTGACCGACATCAGCCACGCGGTCGAGGAGTCCATCACCGCCCACGAGCACTCCTACGGGATCGTCGACCACTACGGCGGGCACGGCATCGGGACCGAGATGCACCAGGACCCGCACGTGCTGAACTACGGCCGATCCGGTCGGGGGCCCAAGCTGGTCCCCGGCCTGGCGCTGGCGATCGAGCCGATGGTCACCGTGGGCGACCCGGCCACCGTCGAGCTCGAGGACGGCTGGACCGTCATCACCAAGGACGGGTCGCGGGCCGCGCACTTCGAGCACACCGTGGCGATCACCCCCGAGGGCCCCTGGGTGCTCACCGCCGAGGACGGCGGCGTCGCCGGCCTCGCCCCCTTCGGCATCACCCCCCGTTCGTAG
- the rpmJ gene encoding 50S ribosomal protein L36: MKVQPSVKKICDKCKVIRRHGRVMVICDNARHKQRQG; the protein is encoded by the coding sequence GTGAAGGTCCAGCCGTCGGTCAAGAAGATCTGCGACAAGTGCAAGGTGATCCGCCGGCACGGCCGGGTCATGGTCATCTGCGACAACGCCCGGCACAAGCAGCGCCAGGGCTGA
- the secY gene encoding preprotein translocase subunit SecY, with the protein MLQAFAAAFRTPDLRRKLLFSLAIIAVYRLGASVPGPGVSIEAINSCLDQANASDQRDVYSLVNLFSGGALLRLSIFALGIMPYITASIIVQLLVVVIPRFEQLKKEGQSGQAKLTQYTRYLTIALAVLQSTGIIALARSGQLFPNCQQELIPSDSIWTTVVLVIALTAGTAVIMWLGELLTEKGIGNGMSVLIFTSIAARIPAEGGSILQTRGGLVFALVCVLALVVIASVVYVEQAQRRIPVQYAKRMVGRRMYGGTSTYLPLKVNQAGVIPVIFASSLLYLPQLITQLQGDATGGVRQFFENYVINQSSPIHIAIYFALIIFFTYFYVSITFNPEERAEDMKRYGGFIPGIRPGRPTAEYLQYVLSRITLPGSIYLGLVAVLPNLFLSVTQEGQNQNFPFGGTAVLIMVGVGLETVKQIETQLNQRNYEGFLK; encoded by the coding sequence GTGCTGCAGGCGTTCGCCGCGGCGTTCCGGACGCCAGACCTCCGGCGCAAGCTTCTGTTCTCCCTGGCGATCATCGCCGTGTACCGGCTGGGCGCCAGCGTCCCCGGACCCGGCGTCTCGATCGAGGCCATCAACAGCTGCCTCGACCAGGCCAACGCCTCCGACCAGCGGGACGTCTACTCCCTGGTCAACCTGTTCTCCGGCGGCGCGCTCCTGCGGCTGTCGATCTTCGCGCTCGGGATCATGCCGTACATCACGGCCAGCATCATCGTGCAGCTGCTCGTCGTGGTCATCCCGCGGTTCGAGCAGCTGAAGAAGGAGGGGCAGTCGGGTCAGGCCAAGCTGACCCAGTACACCCGCTACCTGACGATCGCCCTGGCGGTGCTGCAGAGCACCGGGATCATCGCGCTGGCCCGCAGTGGCCAGCTGTTCCCGAACTGCCAGCAGGAGCTGATCCCCTCCGACTCGATCTGGACCACGGTCGTGCTGGTGATCGCGCTGACCGCCGGCACCGCCGTGATCATGTGGCTGGGCGAGCTGCTGACCGAGAAGGGGATCGGCAACGGCATGTCCGTGCTGATCTTCACCTCGATCGCCGCGCGCATCCCGGCCGAGGGCGGCTCGATCCTGCAGACCCGTGGTGGCCTGGTCTTCGCGCTGGTCTGCGTGCTGGCCCTGGTGGTCATCGCCTCGGTGGTCTACGTCGAGCAGGCCCAGCGCCGCATCCCGGTGCAGTACGCCAAGCGCATGGTGGGCCGCCGCATGTACGGCGGGACGTCGACCTACCTGCCGCTGAAGGTGAACCAGGCCGGTGTCATCCCGGTCATCTTCGCCTCGTCGCTGCTGTACCTGCCGCAGCTGATCACCCAGCTGCAGGGCGACGCGACCGGTGGTGTGCGCCAGTTCTTCGAGAACTACGTCATCAACCAGTCCAGCCCGATCCACATCGCCATCTACTTCGCGTTGATCATCTTCTTCACGTACTTCTACGTGTCGATCACGTTCAACCCGGAGGAGCGGGCCGAGGACATGAAGCGCTACGGCGGCTTCATCCCGGGCATCCGTCCCGGCCGCCCGACGGCCGAGTACCTCCAGTACGTGCTCTCCCGGATCACCCTGCCGGGGTCGATCTACCTGGGGCTGGTGGCAGTGTTGCCCAACCTGTTCCTCTCGGTCACCCAAGAGGGGCAGAACCAGAACTTCCCGTTCGGCGGGACCGCGGTGCTGATCATGGTGGGAGTGGGCTTGGAGACGGTGAAGCAGATCGAGACGCAGCTCAACCAGCGCAACTACGAAGGGTTCCTGAAGTAG
- a CDS encoding MogA/MoaB family molybdenum cofactor biosynthesis protein produces the protein MTLPAGARAVVVTASNRASAGVYEDRSGQALAAGLRELGFTVEGPHVRPDDVDQLAAVLREAVASGADVVLTTGGTGLTPTDVTPEATRLVLERDAPGIADAVRRYGQPAVPTAVLSRGLAGTAGRTLIVNMPGSTGGVRDGLAVLGPLLPHVVSQLRGGDH, from the coding sequence ATGACCCTCCCCGCAGGCGCCCGCGCCGTCGTCGTCACCGCCTCGAACCGGGCCTCGGCCGGGGTCTACGAGGACCGCTCCGGCCAGGCGCTGGCCGCCGGGCTCCGCGAGCTCGGCTTCACCGTCGAGGGCCCGCACGTGCGCCCGGACGACGTCGACCAGCTCGCCGCCGTGCTCCGCGAGGCGGTCGCCTCCGGCGCCGACGTCGTGCTCACCACCGGCGGCACCGGGCTCACCCCCACCGACGTGACCCCGGAGGCCACCCGGCTCGTGCTCGAGCGCGACGCCCCCGGCATCGCCGACGCCGTCCGCCGGTACGGGCAGCCCGCCGTCCCCACCGCGGTGCTGTCCCGCGGACTGGCCGGGACGGCCGGGCGGACGCTGATCGTCAACATGCCGGGTTCCACCGGCGGGGTGCGCGACGGGCTCGCCGTGCTCGGGCCGCTGCTGCCCCACGTGGTGAGCCAGCTCCGCGGCGGCGACCACTAG
- the rpsM gene encoding 30S ribosomal protein S13, producing MARLAGVDLPREKRMEIALTYIYGIGRTSAKATLDATGVSPDLRAKDLSDEDLLKLRDYIDEHFRVEGDLRREVAADIRRKVEIGCYQGLRHRRGLPVRGQRTKTNARSSKGPRKTIAGKKKAR from the coding sequence ATGGCACGACTGGCTGGTGTCGATCTTCCCCGCGAGAAGCGGATGGAGATCGCGCTCACCTACATCTACGGCATCGGCCGGACCTCGGCGAAGGCCACCTTGGACGCGACGGGCGTGAGCCCGGACCTGCGTGCCAAGGACCTCTCCGACGAGGACCTGCTGAAGCTCCGCGACTACATCGACGAGCACTTCCGCGTCGAGGGCGACCTGCGCCGTGAGGTGGCCGCCGACATCCGCCGCAAGGTGGAGATCGGTTGCTACCAGGGCCTGCGTCACCGTCGTGGCCTGCCCGTCCGCGGACAGCGCACCAAGACGAACGCGCGCTCCAGCAAGGGCCCGCGCAAGACGATCGCCGGCAAGAAGAAGGCCCGCTGA
- a CDS encoding adenylate kinase produces the protein MRVVLLGPPGAGKGTQAQIIAGELGVPAISTGDIFRANVTGKTELGTQAKVYMDAGDLVPDEITVAMVSDRLAEPDAKAGFLLDGFPRTIAQAEQLRDSLTELDQHLDCVLELVVDEDELVRRLSGRVVVVDGKPVQREDDKPETVRHRLEVYREQTAPLSGWYDQTGLLATIDAIGEIDEVTARALVALGHQRDDDETAEQPTDR, from the coding sequence GTGCGCGTCGTCCTGCTGGGTCCCCCCGGAGCGGGCAAGGGCACCCAGGCGCAGATCATCGCCGGCGAGCTGGGCGTCCCGGCCATCTCCACCGGCGACATCTTCCGGGCCAACGTCACCGGGAAGACCGAGCTCGGCACCCAGGCCAAGGTCTACATGGACGCCGGGGACCTCGTCCCCGACGAGATCACGGTGGCGATGGTCAGCGACCGGCTGGCCGAGCCCGACGCCAAGGCGGGGTTCCTGCTCGACGGGTTCCCCCGCACCATCGCGCAGGCCGAGCAGCTGCGGGACTCCCTGACCGAGCTCGACCAGCACCTGGACTGCGTGCTGGAGCTCGTCGTGGACGAGGACGAGCTGGTGCGCCGCCTGTCGGGTCGTGTCGTGGTCGTCGACGGCAAGCCCGTGCAGCGCGAGGACGACAAGCCCGAGACCGTCCGGCACCGCCTGGAGGTCTACCGGGAACAGACCGCGCCGCTGTCGGGCTGGTACGACCAGACGGGTCTCTTGGCGACCATCGACGCGATCGGCGAGATCGACGAGGTCACCGCCCGTGCCCTGGTGGCCCTGGGCCACCAGCGCGACGACGACGAGACAGCCGAGCAGCCCACCGACCGATGA
- a CDS encoding 50S ribosomal protein L17 codes for MPTPTKGPRLGGSPAHEKLMLANLATSLFEHGRITTTETKAKRLRPLAEKLVTLAKRGDLHARRQVMTTVRDKNVVHHLFAEIGPRFENRPGGYTRITKVGPRKGDNAPMAVIELVEALTVAQEAVGEAERARGTRFAAGAGGASAAGEVTATSEEIADEASDQADAEQAVTDVYSPDDEVQDENTTEEQPTAENGVVVEAEGVSPDVADAAAAEVNAAENSDAATAGTDAPGGESEPDPK; via the coding sequence ATGCCCACTCCCACCAAGGGCCCCCGCCTCGGCGGATCGCCGGCGCACGAGAAGCTGATGCTGGCGAACCTCGCCACGTCGCTCTTCGAGCACGGCCGGATCACCACCACCGAGACCAAGGCTAAGCGGCTGCGTCCGCTGGCCGAGAAGCTCGTCACGCTGGCCAAGCGCGGCGACCTGCACGCCCGTCGTCAGGTGATGACCACCGTCCGCGACAAGAACGTGGTCCACCACCTCTTCGCCGAGATCGGCCCGCGCTTCGAGAACCGCCCCGGCGGCTACACCCGGATCACGAAGGTCGGCCCCCGCAAGGGCGACAACGCCCCGATGGCCGTCATCGAGCTCGTCGAGGCCCTCACGGTGGCCCAGGAGGCCGTCGGCGAGGCCGAGCGCGCCCGTGGCACCCGGTTCGCCGCCGGCGCCGGTGGCGCCTCTGCTGCCGGTGAGGTGACCGCGACCTCCGAGGAGATCGCCGACGAGGCCAGCGACCAGGCCGACGCCGAGCAGGCCGTCACCGACGTCTACAGCCCCGACGACGAGGTCCAGGACGAGAACACCACCGAGGAGCAGCCGACCGCCGAGAACGGCGTCGTCGTCGAGGCCGAGGGCGTCTCGCCCGACGTCGCCGATGCTGCGGCCGCCGAGGTCAACGCCGCGGAGAACAGCGACGCCGCCACGGCCGGCACGGACGCCCCCGGCGGGGAGTCCGAGCCCGACCCGAAGTGA
- the rpsK gene encoding 30S ribosomal protein S11, with translation MPPRARAAGAKKVRRKEKKNVAHGAAHIKSTFNNTIVSITDPTGNVISWASAGHVGFKGSRKSTPFAAQMAAENAARKAQEHGMRKVDVFVKGPGSGRETAIRSLQATGLEVGQISDVTPQPHNGCRPKKRRRV, from the coding sequence ATGCCTCCCAGGGCACGCGCGGCAGGCGCCAAGAAGGTGCGCCGCAAGGAGAAGAAGAACGTCGCTCACGGCGCGGCGCACATCAAGAGCACCTTCAACAACACGATCGTGTCGATCACGGACCCCACCGGGAACGTCATCAGCTGGGCCTCGGCCGGCCACGTCGGGTTCAAGGGCTCGCGCAAGTCCACGCCGTTCGCGGCGCAGATGGCTGCCGAGAACGCCGCGCGCAAGGCGCAGGAGCACGGCATGCGGAAGGTCGACGTCTTCGTGAAGGGTCCCGGCTCCGGCCGCGAGACCGCCATCCGCTCCCTCCAGGCCACGGGCCTCGAGGTCGGGCAGATCTCCGACGTCACCCCCCAGCCGCACAACGGCTGCCGCCCCAAGAAGCGCCGCCGGGTCTGA
- the moaC gene encoding cyclic pyranopterin monophosphate synthase MoaC, whose product MVDVTEKAVTARVATAAGRVLVSPEVVALLRGEGVPKGDAIAVARIAGIAGAKRTPDLIPLCHPVALHGVTVDLEVTDEAVEITVTARTADRTGIEMEALTSVAVTGLTVIDMVKAVDPRAVITDVRLLAKSGGKKGDWTR is encoded by the coding sequence ATGGTGGACGTCACCGAGAAGGCCGTCACCGCCCGCGTCGCGACCGCCGCCGGCCGCGTGCTGGTCAGCCCCGAGGTCGTCGCCCTGCTGCGCGGGGAGGGCGTGCCCAAGGGCGATGCCATCGCCGTCGCCCGGATCGCCGGCATCGCCGGGGCCAAGCGGACCCCGGACCTCATCCCGCTGTGCCACCCCGTGGCCCTGCACGGCGTCACCGTCGACCTCGAGGTCACCGACGAGGCGGTGGAGATCACCGTGACCGCGCGCACCGCCGACCGCACCGGCATCGAGATGGAGGCGCTGACCTCGGTGGCCGTCACCGGGCTGACCGTCATCGACATGGTCAAGGCCGTCGACCCGCGCGCGGTCATCACCGACGTCCGGCTGCTCGCGAAGTCCGGCGGCAAGAAGGGCGACTGGACCCGATGA
- the infA gene encoding translation initiation factor IF-1 codes for MAKKDGAIEVEGRVVEPLPNAMFRVELQNGHRVLAHISGKMRQHYIRILPEDRVVVELSPYDLTRGRIVYRYK; via the coding sequence ATGGCGAAGAAGGACGGGGCCATCGAGGTCGAGGGTCGAGTCGTCGAGCCGCTCCCCAACGCGATGTTCCGGGTGGAACTCCAGAACGGGCACCGCGTGCTCGCGCACATCAGCGGCAAGATGCGTCAGCACTACATCCGCATCCTGCCCGAGGACCGCGTCGTCGTGGAGCTCTCGCCCTACGACCTCACGCGCGGTCGGATCGTCTACCGCTACAAGTGA